The following are encoded in a window of Rhizobium sp. 11515TR genomic DNA:
- a CDS encoding putative bifunctional diguanylate cyclase/phosphodiesterase, with amino-acid sequence MKSIEMLPGPANQEPQAIAYTDPLTGLGNRHRMRERARALSLERAGDPAPFTIGIVNLDAFKPINDLFGVDAGDEILCQVAHRLKACIPDGALVTRHDGDEFAFVLPLVFERVGAEKFGQMIREVLSAPYDLGDRNVRLSASFGFAIHPFAGEEFDDLLKNADTALYRSKRRGRGQITVYSREIAQEMKRATQLEQALRNAIISDAIDVHFQPIVSLANNMVLGFEALARWNDPDLGFVSPAVFVPLAEERGFIDALSETLLRKAAEAALSWPRELFLSFNLSSAQLMDPGTSSSVLAILTRAGLDPHRLELEITETAVMSSADTAHRIIADLRAVGVRISLDDFGTGQSSLGRLREFIFDKVKIDRAFVSRMNSDRASEHIIKAVLAMCEGLELRVVAEGIEDHAEAAKLKALGCAMGQGYYFGKPVDSAATLRYLQTHYFDLSHEREIA; translated from the coding sequence ATGAAATCGATTGAGATGCTGCCGGGGCCAGCCAATCAGGAGCCGCAGGCAATCGCTTATACCGATCCGCTCACCGGGTTGGGCAATCGCCATCGCATGCGCGAGCGTGCGCGCGCGCTTTCGCTTGAGCGCGCCGGCGATCCCGCACCCTTTACGATCGGCATCGTCAATCTCGATGCCTTCAAGCCGATCAACGACCTGTTCGGCGTCGATGCGGGCGATGAGATCCTCTGCCAGGTTGCCCATCGTCTCAAGGCCTGCATACCCGACGGCGCACTGGTGACGCGTCATGACGGCGATGAATTCGCCTTTGTGCTGCCGCTTGTCTTCGAACGCGTCGGCGCCGAGAAATTCGGGCAGATGATCCGCGAAGTGCTGTCGGCGCCCTATGATCTCGGCGATCGCAATGTCCGCCTTTCCGCATCCTTCGGCTTTGCCATTCATCCTTTCGCCGGAGAAGAGTTCGACGATCTCCTGAAAAATGCGGATACGGCGCTCTATCGCTCCAAGCGTCGCGGCCGCGGCCAGATCACCGTCTATTCCAGAGAGATTGCGCAGGAGATGAAGCGTGCGACGCAGCTGGAGCAGGCGCTGCGCAACGCCATCATTTCCGATGCCATCGACGTACACTTCCAGCCGATCGTCTCGCTTGCCAACAATATGGTTCTCGGTTTCGAGGCCCTCGCGCGCTGGAACGATCCGGATCTAGGCTTTGTCTCACCGGCGGTCTTCGTGCCGCTTGCCGAGGAACGAGGCTTTATCGATGCGCTATCCGAAACGCTGCTGCGAAAGGCGGCGGAGGCGGCGCTCTCGTGGCCGCGCGAACTGTTTCTGTCCTTCAATCTCTCCTCTGCGCAGCTGATGGATCCTGGCACCAGCAGCAGCGTTCTCGCCATCCTGACGCGCGCCGGTCTGGACCCGCACCGCCTCGAACTCGAAATCACGGAAACGGCGGTCATGAGCTCGGCCGATACGGCCCATCGCATCATCGCCGATCTTCGAGCTGTCGGCGTGCGCATCTCTCTCGATGATTTCGGCACCGGTCAGTCCAGCCTCGGGCGCTTGCGCGAATTCATCTTCGACAAGGTGAAGATCGATCGGGCCTTCGTCTCGCGCATGAATTCGGACAGGGCCTCCGAACATATCATCAAGGCTGTTCTTGCCATGTGCGAAGGGCTTGAACTGCGTGTGGTCGCGGAAGGTATCGAGGACCATGCTGAAGCGGCGAAGCTGAAGGCACTGGGCTGTGCTATGGGGCAGGGCTATTATTTTGGAAAGCCGGTCGATAGCGCTGCGACGCTTCGCTACCTGCAGACCCATTATTTCGATCTCAGCCACGAACGCGAAATTGCCTAA
- a CDS encoding 2-dehydro-3-deoxy-6-phosphogalactonate aldolase, translated as MTTRIPFPPMKRPLIAILRGIKPEETADIVGTLIETGFTAIEIPLNSPEPFRSIETAAKMAPADCLIGAGTVLTVEDVDRLDGAGGKLLVTPNVEPAVISRARDKGMVTMPGVFTATEALSAARAGATGLKFFPAGVLGASGITAIRAVLPPELVIAAVGGVSDKNFADYTKAGVLAFGLGTSLYKPGMTAAEVAERAKVTIYAYDAAVGA; from the coding sequence ATGACGACCCGCATCCCCTTCCCGCCCATGAAGCGCCCGCTCATTGCCATTCTTCGCGGCATCAAGCCGGAGGAAACGGCCGATATCGTCGGCACGCTGATCGAGACAGGTTTCACGGCAATCGAAATCCCGCTGAATTCACCGGAACCATTCCGCTCCATCGAGACCGCCGCCAAGATGGCGCCTGCCGATTGCCTGATCGGCGCGGGCACGGTGCTGACGGTGGAAGACGTCGACAGGCTGGATGGCGCCGGCGGCAAGCTCTTGGTGACGCCGAATGTCGAGCCTGCGGTCATCAGCCGCGCCCGCGACAAAGGCATGGTAACGATGCCCGGCGTCTTCACCGCCACGGAAGCGCTTTCGGCTGCGCGGGCCGGCGCCACCGGGCTCAAATTCTTCCCCGCTGGCGTGCTCGGCGCCTCCGGCATCACGGCCATTCGCGCTGTCTTGCCGCCCGAGCTCGTCATTGCGGCGGTCGGCGGCGTTTCGGACAAGAATTTCGCCGATTACACCAAGGCCGGCGTGCTCGCCTTCGGCCTCGGCACCAGCCTTTACAAGCCGGGAATGACGGCTGCAGAGGTTGCCGAACGCGCCAAGGTCACCATTTATGCCTATGATGCAGCCGTAGGAGCCTGA
- a CDS encoding response regulator: MTAEIEKAALAMMTADAPFGGSLQTMFFDAFCDGLSSAFFAYDKNDLLLFASRQVLNFFPIEPEFLQPSTRLRDFLSAVFDTGVRYQRHQTKTAANRDDWISQRIATHWRERYETTEHFTDDRWVRILNRRLSSGIGFCIISDVSEVRKREEQWRVDMERVQLTEDILDNLPFPVFVKDQNLVYVAVNRAFCEKYQTAADEVRGRKSIDIFSTDLANRFHESDRHVIETGEMSISRQRQIARDGVERDIVTRKQRIGKPGRHFLVCTMQDLPKDGGDFDEFAMASSIRENSDRSYRRAYVPMVALQTISRRPAAMETFVPENFSGRKVLVVTPDFAAEAAALKTLEKYGFEACVVHNENEEAAFLDVASAHGVKIDLVIVDNQLGKRGIELAERQNLAALSLNGSQLATELAFLIARHFNRNIRGEPGKSTEPGLAPEWRRATGEERRAQILVAEDNDINQIVFSQILEGLGYSYVIAASGDEAVRLWQEHRPELILMDISLPGLNGFESTRLIRGAEKGSGTHTPIIGVLTQAFERDRKECADVGMDDVILKPVSPDIIETVFQKHMRGALKAQNR, translated from the coding sequence ATGACTGCCGAGATTGAAAAGGCAGCTTTGGCAATGATGACGGCTGATGCCCCTTTCGGCGGCAGTCTGCAGACGATGTTCTTCGATGCCTTTTGCGATGGTCTTTCCAGCGCCTTTTTCGCCTACGACAAGAACGACCTCTTGCTGTTTGCCAGCCGGCAGGTTCTGAACTTCTTCCCGATTGAACCGGAATTCCTGCAACCCTCCACGCGACTGCGGGATTTTCTGAGCGCCGTCTTCGACACGGGCGTACGCTATCAGCGCCACCAGACCAAAACGGCCGCCAATCGCGACGATTGGATATCGCAGCGCATAGCCACCCATTGGCGCGAACGCTACGAGACGACTGAGCATTTCACCGACGACCGCTGGGTGCGCATCCTTAACCGACGACTATCCTCGGGCATCGGCTTCTGCATCATTTCCGATGTTTCCGAAGTCAGGAAACGCGAAGAGCAATGGCGCGTCGATATGGAGCGTGTGCAGCTAACCGAGGATATCCTCGACAACTTGCCCTTTCCGGTTTTCGTCAAGGACCAGAACCTAGTCTACGTCGCGGTCAACAGGGCGTTCTGCGAGAAATACCAGACGGCAGCGGACGAGGTGCGCGGCCGCAAGAGCATCGATATTTTCTCCACCGATCTCGCCAACCGTTTCCATGAGAGCGACCGGCATGTGATCGAGACCGGCGAAATGTCGATCTCGCGGCAGCGCCAGATCGCCCGCGACGGCGTCGAGCGCGACATCGTCACCCGCAAGCAGCGGATCGGCAAGCCGGGCCGCCATTTTCTGGTCTGCACCATGCAGGACCTGCCCAAAGATGGCGGCGACTTCGACGAGTTTGCGATGGCGTCGAGCATTCGGGAAAACAGTGATCGCTCCTATCGCCGCGCCTACGTTCCGATGGTCGCGCTGCAGACCATTTCGCGCCGTCCGGCGGCGATGGAGACCTTCGTTCCGGAGAATTTCAGCGGCCGCAAGGTACTGGTGGTCACGCCGGATTTCGCTGCCGAAGCGGCGGCTCTGAAGACGCTCGAGAAATACGGCTTCGAAGCCTGCGTCGTTCACAACGAGAACGAAGAAGCGGCGTTTCTGGACGTGGCAAGCGCGCATGGCGTCAAGATCGATCTTGTCATCGTCGACAATCAGCTCGGCAAGCGCGGGATTGAGCTGGCCGAGCGGCAGAACCTAGCCGCGTTGTCGCTGAACGGATCGCAGCTGGCAACCGAGCTTGCCTTCCTGATCGCGCGCCATTTCAATCGTAACATCCGTGGCGAGCCTGGAAAGAGCACGGAGCCGGGGCTTGCGCCCGAATGGCGGCGTGCGACCGGCGAGGAGCGCCGTGCGCAGATCCTGGTCGCTGAAGACAATGATATCAACCAGATCGTCTTCTCGCAGATCCTTGAGGGCTTGGGATACAGCTATGTAATCGCCGCAAGCGGTGACGAGGCGGTGCGCCTGTGGCAGGAGCATCGTCCGGAACTGATCCTGATGGATATTTCGCTGCCGGGGCTTAACGGTTTTGAATCCACCCGGCTGATCCGCGGTGCGGAAAAGGGCAGCGGCACCCATACCCCAATCATCGGCGTCCTGACCCAGGCTTTCGAGCGTGACCGCAAGGAATGCGCCGATGTCGGCATGGACGACGTCATCCTGAAACCGGTTAGTCCCGATATCATCGAGACGGTCTTCCAGAAGCATATGCGCGGCGCCCTGAAGGCGCAAAATAGATAA
- the mutL gene encoding DNA mismatch repair endonuclease MutL — protein sequence MAIKQLSETLINQIAAGEVIERPASAAKELIENALDAGATRIEIATAGGGKTLLRVTDNGSGMEEADLELAVRRHCTSKISDTLEDIRTLGFRGEALPSIGSVAKLSIASRRVGAAGGAEIAVAGGKVLHLRPAAANPGTIVEVRDLFFATPARLKFLKTEKAEAAAITEVVKRMAIAFPRVRFVLSGSDRSTLEFPATGDDHLARMAQILGADFKDNAIALDAVREDVSLTGFAGVPTFNRGNSAHQYAFVNGRPVQDKLILSAIRGAYAETIPSGRYPVAVLSLTLDPALVDVNVHPAKSDVRFRDPGLVRGLIVGAVREALAREGDRAATTGADGMLRAFTAGRSGFQPGWRPSPAPTPWTAEASPSRPYERAAATARYGFAEKPQTAFEGLAMPTARAEVAPPVEPVRAEEPARFPLGAARAQLHENYIVAQTENGLVIVDQHAAHERLVFEAMRKALHSKRLSSQVLLIPEIVDLPEEDCDRLMVFAEELGELGLAIERFGPGAVAVRETPAMLGEVDAQGLVRQLADEIAEWDTASGLAAKLEYVAATMACHGSVRSGRRLRPEEMNALLRQMEATPGSGQCNHGRPTYIELKLSDIERLFGRS from the coding sequence ATGGCCATCAAGCAACTTTCCGAGACCCTGATCAACCAGATCGCAGCCGGCGAAGTCATCGAACGCCCGGCGAGCGCCGCCAAGGAACTGATCGAAAACGCGCTCGATGCCGGTGCGACCCGCATCGAGATCGCGACCGCTGGCGGCGGCAAGACACTGCTGAGGGTGACCGACAACGGTTCCGGCATGGAAGAGGCGGATCTGGAGCTCGCAGTTCGCCGCCACTGCACCTCGAAGATTTCCGACACGCTGGAGGATATCCGCACCCTCGGCTTCCGCGGCGAGGCCCTGCCCTCCATCGGCTCAGTGGCGAAGCTTTCGATCGCAAGCCGCAGAGTGGGTGCGGCCGGTGGCGCCGAGATCGCGGTCGCCGGCGGCAAGGTTCTGCATCTGCGCCCAGCGGCCGCCAATCCGGGCACGATCGTCGAGGTCCGCGACCTGTTCTTTGCGACGCCGGCGCGGCTGAAATTCCTGAAGACCGAAAAGGCGGAGGCGGCCGCGATCACCGAGGTCGTCAAGCGCATGGCGATTGCCTTTCCGCGCGTGCGCTTCGTCCTGTCAGGCAGCGACCGCTCGACGCTGGAATTTCCAGCGACCGGTGATGATCATCTCGCCCGCATGGCGCAGATACTGGGCGCCGATTTCAAGGACAATGCCATCGCGCTCGATGCCGTGCGAGAGGATGTAAGCCTTACCGGTTTTGCCGGGGTGCCGACCTTCAACCGCGGCAACTCCGCGCATCAATATGCCTTCGTCAATGGCCGACCGGTGCAGGACAAGCTGATCCTCTCGGCGATCCGCGGCGCCTATGCGGAGACCATTCCCTCCGGCCGTTATCCTGTCGCTGTCCTTTCCTTGACGCTCGACCCCGCGCTGGTCGACGTCAACGTGCATCCGGCGAAATCCGATGTGCGTTTCCGCGATCCCGGTCTCGTACGCGGCCTGATCGTCGGCGCCGTCCGCGAAGCTCTGGCGCGCGAGGGCGACCGCGCGGCTACGACCGGCGCAGACGGTATGCTGCGGGCGTTTACCGCCGGTCGTTCCGGCTTTCAGCCGGGTTGGCGACCATCGCCGGCGCCAACCCCTTGGACGGCCGAAGCGTCGCCATCCCGTCCCTACGAAAGAGCGGCGGCAACGGCACGCTACGGATTTGCCGAAAAACCGCAGACCGCCTTCGAGGGGCTTGCCATGCCCACCGCTCGCGCCGAAGTGGCGCCCCCGGTGGAACCAGTACGAGCCGAGGAGCCGGCACGCTTTCCGCTGGGCGCTGCCCGCGCCCAGCTGCACGAGAACTATATCGTCGCCCAGACAGAGAACGGGCTTGTCATCGTCGATCAGCACGCGGCGCATGAGCGGCTGGTGTTCGAGGCCATGCGCAAGGCCCTGCATTCGAAGCGGCTGTCCTCGCAGGTCCTGCTCATTCCCGAAATCGTCGATCTGCCCGAGGAGGATTGCGACCGGCTGATGGTGTTTGCCGAGGAACTCGGCGAACTGGGGCTCGCCATCGAACGCTTCGGTCCCGGCGCAGTTGCCGTAAGGGAAACGCCGGCCATGCTTGGCGAGGTCGACGCACAGGGTCTCGTCCGGCAGTTGGCCGATGAGATCGCCGAATGGGATACCGCCTCTGGCCTTGCCGCCAAGCTGGAATATGTGGCCGCGACCATGGCCTGCCACGGCTCCGTCCGCTCGGGCCGGCGCTTGCGACCGGAAGAGATGAATGCGCTTTTACGGCAAATGGAGGCCACGCCCGGGTCCGGGCAGTGCAATCACGGCCGGCCGACCTATATCGAGCTGAAGCTTTCGGACATCGAGCGGCTCTTCGGGCGCAGTTGA
- a CDS encoding SMP-30/gluconolactonase/LRE family protein codes for MTDIHDFQGNILCNTSSVLGEGPTYDPDTDTVWWFNILGKELHELHLPTGKKQVHELPMMASVLARVDAERQMIATEQGLFLRDIATGELSFYTAIEADKPENRSNDGRTHISGSLWIGTMGKRAEMQAGAIYHVAGGKVTKIFDQISIPNSICFSPDGTIGYFTDTRVSQLMRVLVDPETGLPTGEPIVMVDSMEDPGGLDGSVCDADGYIWNARWGSGFVDKYSPDGLRIERYRVPAMQPSCPAFIGKNADRLAVTTAWEGLDEEARSMQPQAGALLELGLTVKGVFDPPYKL; via the coding sequence ATGACCGATATTCATGATTTCCAGGGCAATATTCTCTGCAACACGTCCTCCGTCCTGGGAGAAGGCCCGACCTACGACCCTGATACGGACACTGTCTGGTGGTTCAACATCCTTGGCAAGGAACTGCACGAACTGCACCTGCCGACCGGAAAGAAACAGGTTCACGAGCTGCCGATGATGGCAAGCGTGCTGGCTCGCGTCGATGCGGAGCGGCAGATGATCGCCACCGAGCAGGGACTGTTCCTGCGTGATATCGCAACCGGCGAATTGAGCTTCTATACGGCCATCGAAGCAGACAAGCCTGAAAACCGCTCCAATGACGGACGCACGCATATTTCCGGTTCGCTCTGGATCGGCACCATGGGCAAGCGCGCCGAGATGCAGGCAGGCGCGATCTATCATGTCGCCGGCGGCAAGGTTACGAAGATCTTCGACCAGATCAGCATTCCGAATTCCATCTGCTTCTCGCCCGATGGCACGATCGGCTATTTCACCGATACCCGCGTCAGCCAGCTGATGCGCGTGCTCGTCGACCCCGAGACGGGGCTCCCGACCGGCGAGCCGATCGTGATGGTCGACAGCATGGAAGATCCTGGCGGCCTTGACGGTTCGGTCTGCGACGCGGACGGCTATATATGGAATGCGCGATGGGGCTCCGGCTTCGTCGACAAATACAGCCCGGACGGCCTGCGCATCGAGCGGTATCGCGTGCCCGCAATGCAGCCGTCCTGCCCGGCCTTCATCGGCAAGAACGCGGACCGGCTGGCCGTGACGACTGCCTGGGAAGGCTTGGATGAGGAGGCACGCTCGATGCAGCCGCAGGCGGGTGCCCTTCTGGAACTTGGCCTGACGGTCAAGGGCGTTTTCGACCCTCCATACAAGCTCTGA
- a CDS encoding SDR family NAD(P)-dependent oxidoreductase, with protein sequence MVDTQAQFLDLKDRTVLVTGGGSGIGASLVEAFAKQGAKVAFIDIIEESSKALAAKLSTQSAHPVSFYHADLRDVGAIKSAVAAVESDLGAVRVLVNNAAWDDRHDIDTTTEEYWDNNQAINLKQVFFVSQAAAPGMRAAGGGAIINFSSIVFKMNPPQLASYATAKSGIIGLTKSFAGRFGPENIRVNAVLPGMIVTKRQLDLWLTEEGMAKTIDRQCLKRVLSADDLVGPVLFLASDCSSAITGQAITVDGGIF encoded by the coding sequence TTGGTGGATACCCAGGCGCAATTTCTCGATCTGAAAGATCGCACCGTCCTCGTCACCGGGGGCGGTTCAGGCATCGGCGCGAGCCTTGTGGAGGCCTTTGCCAAGCAGGGCGCAAAGGTTGCCTTCATCGACATCATCGAAGAGTCGAGCAAGGCACTGGCGGCCAAGCTTTCGACGCAATCGGCCCATCCCGTTTCCTTCTATCACGCTGACCTGCGTGATGTCGGCGCGATCAAAAGCGCGGTTGCTGCAGTCGAGTCCGATCTCGGAGCGGTCCGCGTCCTCGTCAACAATGCAGCCTGGGACGACCGGCACGATATCGACACCACGACCGAAGAATACTGGGACAACAATCAGGCAATCAACTTGAAGCAGGTCTTCTTCGTCTCGCAGGCGGCTGCACCCGGCATGCGCGCCGCCGGCGGCGGGGCCATCATCAATTTCTCCTCGATCGTCTTCAAGATGAACCCGCCGCAGCTCGCCTCCTACGCGACAGCGAAGTCCGGTATCATTGGGTTGACCAAGAGCTTTGCCGGACGCTTCGGTCCCGAGAACATCCGCGTCAATGCCGTTCTGCCGGGAATGATCGTCACCAAGCGACAGCTCGACCTCTGGCTGACCGAAGAGGGCATGGCGAAGACGATAGACCGGCAATGCCTGAAGCGCGTGCTGAGCGCCGACGATCTGGTCGGGCCAGTGCTCTTCCTGGCTTCGGACTGCTCCAGTGCCATCACCGGACAAGCCATCACCGTCGACGGCGGTATTTTCTAA
- a CDS encoding 2-dehydro-3-deoxygalactonokinase, with the protein MTKPAYVAVDWGTSSFRLWLIGEGGSILAERRSGEGMTTAAQTGFAKVLQSHLDAISAPDALPVIVCGMAGARQGWVEAGYIDTPTSLAAILTGAVSVPGQSRDVRILPGLAQRSQQVPDVMRGEETQLLGAIAADTRGEQLVCMPGTHSKWVRVLDGQVTGFSTFMTGELFDVITRHSILSHAVAGAADMPADTKAFEAALKTAFDKPVLVTNLLFTARSGQLLNGLTAAGAQALISGTLIGAEIAGALASAGQNAAITLVASGRLQALYEDAFRALSLTFKTIDADAAVRRGLSAAAEAIWFKKESKS; encoded by the coding sequence ATGACGAAACCCGCATATGTCGCGGTGGACTGGGGCACCAGCAGTTTCCGGCTGTGGCTGATCGGCGAAGGCGGCAGCATACTGGCGGAGCGCCGCAGCGGCGAAGGCATGACCACGGCGGCCCAGACCGGCTTTGCCAAGGTCCTGCAATCTCATCTCGACGCCATATCCGCACCGGACGCCCTTCCCGTCATCGTCTGCGGCATGGCCGGAGCGCGCCAGGGCTGGGTGGAAGCCGGATATATCGACACGCCGACCTCGCTTGCCGCCATCCTGACAGGCGCCGTTTCCGTGCCCGGACAATCCCGCGACGTGCGCATCCTGCCGGGTCTCGCACAGCGAAGCCAGCAGGTGCCCGATGTCATGCGCGGCGAGGAAACGCAGCTGCTCGGCGCGATTGCCGCCGATACCAGGGGCGAACAGCTCGTGTGCATGCCGGGAACGCATTCGAAATGGGTGCGCGTGCTGGATGGCCAGGTGACAGGTTTTTCCACCTTCATGACCGGCGAGCTTTTCGACGTCATTACCAGGCACAGCATCCTGTCGCATGCGGTTGCCGGCGCGGCAGACATGCCGGCCGATACGAAGGCATTCGAGGCTGCCCTCAAGACGGCCTTCGACAAGCCAGTCCTCGTCACCAACCTGCTGTTTACGGCCCGCTCCGGCCAGCTCCTGAACGGGCTTACGGCCGCCGGCGCCCAGGCACTGATTTCGGGCACCCTGATCGGTGCGGAAATCGCCGGCGCGCTCGCTTCGGCGGGGCAGAATGCGGCCATCACGCTGGTTGCTTCCGGCCGCCTCCAGGCGCTCTATGAAGACGCCTTCCGCGCCCTCTCCCTCACCTTTAAGACGATCGACGCCGATGCCGCCGTCCGTCGCGGACTGTCCGCTGCGGCCGAAGCGATCTGGTTCAAGAAAGAAAGCAAAAGCTGA
- a CDS encoding IclR family transcriptional regulator — protein MNVDLGSEGGKNKGHRDRETGTLGKLVSLLDLVALADGSMRFTDILSLSDQPRGTLHRQLSHLVEEGLLEIDRDGRYLIGLRLLTLASRSWARNEFRAVAEPHLHRLQEVTGETVHLGVLRGTEVIYLDKVEGRQSVRMYSQVGNASPAYCTGVGKAALSALDDAELDARISSLEYRPYTEQTLRNVSELLFDVSEIRKRGYAFDLEEHESGICCVAAPIRSDDGHMLAGVSVTGPAYRVTLEKLQAWAPLVVAAADSIMADMRNRMGPKR, from the coding sequence ATGAACGTGGATCTGGGTTCAGAGGGTGGAAAAAATAAAGGGCATCGCGACCGGGAAACCGGAACGCTGGGTAAGCTCGTCTCCTTGCTCGATCTTGTCGCGCTTGCCGATGGCTCGATGCGCTTTACCGACATCCTTTCGCTCTCAGATCAGCCACGCGGCACATTGCACCGCCAATTGTCGCACCTTGTCGAGGAAGGGCTTCTGGAGATTGACCGCGATGGTCGTTATCTGATCGGGTTGCGGCTCCTGACGCTTGCCTCGCGCAGCTGGGCGCGCAACGAGTTTCGCGCCGTTGCCGAGCCGCATCTGCATCGCTTGCAAGAGGTGACCGGCGAAACCGTCCATCTCGGCGTCCTACGCGGCACGGAAGTCATCTATCTCGACAAGGTCGAGGGTCGCCAATCCGTGCGCATGTATTCGCAGGTCGGCAATGCATCTCCGGCCTATTGTACCGGTGTCGGCAAGGCGGCGCTCTCCGCGCTCGACGATGCCGAGCTAGACGCGAGAATCTCAAGCCTCGAATATCGCCCTTATACCGAGCAGACGCTTCGCAACGTCTCGGAGCTGCTTTTCGATGTTTCGGAAATCAGGAAGCGGGGTTATGCATTCGATCTCGAGGAGCATGAAAGCGGCATTTGCTGCGTTGCCGCGCCGATCCGTTCCGACGATGGGCATATGCTGGCCGGCGTCTCGGTGACCGGCCCGGCCTATCGCGTCACACTGGAAAAGTTGCAGGCATGGGCGCCTTTGGTGGTTGCTGCTGCTGATTCGATCATGGCGGACATGCGCAACCGCATGGGGCCTAAGCGCTGA
- a CDS encoding PRC-barrel domain-containing protein, which produces MTGKLFTSVAAGAIFATASVLSPMAFAQAQQPSNGGAGNNAPVTQSAPATPDATQPDSSAAPQSAQAPAPSTGGQAGYLTTQSADQISAKTYMGQSVYNGQNESIGSINDLILQKQGGVVAAVVGVGGFLGMGQKNVAVPFDKISATQNPQDGTVKLTTTETADSLKAAPEFKTLSMQASEKAAQSSGTSTMPATDNTTTSSTTNK; this is translated from the coding sequence ATGACTGGGAAACTCTTCACTTCCGTTGCAGCAGGCGCCATCTTTGCTACGGCGTCCGTGCTTTCACCGATGGCTTTTGCCCAAGCGCAACAGCCATCAAATGGTGGCGCTGGCAATAATGCGCCGGTGACGCAAAGCGCGCCGGCAACGCCGGATGCCACCCAACCTGATAGCTCGGCAGCACCGCAAAGCGCCCAGGCTCCTGCCCCCTCGACGGGTGGCCAGGCTGGCTATCTGACCACGCAGTCCGCCGATCAGATTAGCGCCAAGACCTATATGGGCCAGTCGGTCTATAATGGTCAGAACGAAAGTATCGGCAGCATCAACGACCTGATCCTGCAGAAGCAGGGTGGCGTCGTCGCTGCAGTCGTCGGCGTCGGCGGTTTCCTTGGCATGGGCCAGAAAAACGTCGCCGTTCCGTTCGATAAGATCAGCGCGACCCAGAACCCGCAGGACGGGACGGTGAAACTGACGACGACTGAAACGGCCGATTCCCTGAAGGCTGCCCCAGAGTTCAAGACCCTGTCGATGCAGGCTTCCGAAAAGGCGGCTCAATCGTCCGGCACGTCGACAATGCCGGCCACTGACAATACTACGACTTCGTCGACCACCAACAAGTAA